agctccacatattttaccttgccttacctataaacttaaatagtcttgatcgtgagggtgcgagattgctgagtccctgtggctcacagattacctccaaaccagatgcagggcctgatgattccgttccagatgacgcgcttgagctcaagtgggagttcgacgaggactcacgccgatattaCGTGTCTTTccgtgatgatcagtagtggtgcccagttggggcgatcgggaccgtgtcgcatgttgggtttatctttcattttgacgccgtagtcgggccatgagtgtttgattgatgtaatgctatttatgtactttgattgacgtggcgagtgtaagccaattatgtatctccccttttattatctatattacgtgGGATGTTGTAAAAATTGCCTAActtacgacattgctttcaatgcggttacgcctctaaatcgtgcctcgacacgtgggagctatagccgcatcgagggcgttacaatgagatactctctctgtaaactaatataagatctttATATCACTATTTTAGTTATTTGAAAGATCTTATATTAATTTACAAAGGGGATACTTAGTTTTGTGTGCCGTAGGGGCTAGCGCCTCGCATGATCAACCAACCAGTTTTACTTTCATCCACTAGACGTGCTCGGAGGGCTGCAGGTAACAAACACACTCTTTATGCATATGTAGCGACATATGGTCTAAGTATTCCAAAGTTAGTGTGATCTCCTTGTCACTGTGAGTGCCTTTGTCGCCTTCGACGCATTTCTCCATATCAGAAGTTTGATATTTCATACGTGTCATTGCTCGACTTCcacctatgtctctctcaacaccaAAAAGATCTTCATGCCATTGTCAACTTCTACATGTTTCTCCGTACGAGAAGTTTGATATTCATACATGCCATTACTCCACATCTTTCGTCTATTTCTCTCGGCTTTGCTACACATATAGGCAAGTACGGACTGGGATTATTACACGGTGACATGGCAAAGGGGGATTCGAAGGAAGGAGAGTGAGGCCGGCCACCCGATGGGAAATTAGGGGGCAGAGAGATTTAAGAAAAGTTCTGTAACAATCCTGTAACAGGCCCCTACGTCTAGGATTATTGATTTCTCTCTTCATACCTGAAACATTTTTATGCCATTGTCGACTTCTACATATTTCTTCATATTGGAAGTACTCCCTCtgcaaactaatataagagtgtttatatcactattttagtgatctaaacacttttataaaagtattagtttaaatgctcttatattaatttacggagGGGGTATTTCATAACTGCCATTACTCCACAACTTCCACCCAAATCGCCCACACCAAACAGATTTTCAGACACGAGCTGCATATTTCTAGCTTGCCGGATCCACATGTAAAATGTTTTTTCTTTGCCTCTTTTGAGCAAGCTATTGCAGTACaaatagtatatttttacacgagACCACGCACGCTCTTTACAAATCTGATGTCATGTTCCCCACATCCATACGTACTGGAGCAGCAGCGCAAGTGCAGGGCGAAAAAGGTTGCAGAAAAGAGTCACGTTCACATCACAGCTCTAATTATTCTCCCTTCCATTTCTTGAGAAGAAAGACTTCACTGCGGTAGTACTGCAGCGTGGGCCAGCAGCAGAAAGGAGCAGCTCAACTACCCACACCGACCTGGACCCACCCGCCAGGGGACATGACGGCTCTTCTACTGCTACTACGGCAAGAATCCCCCACGGCCGCCGCCGCGGCTGCCGCCggccgacgacgacgaggaggcgaTGACGGCCTCCAGGATGGTCTCCTCGCACTTGCGGCACCGCTTGGGCGGCGCGGGGTCGTCGAGGACGATGGGGCGGCGGCAGGACGGGCAGGAGGAGTTGGAGCGCAGCCAGGTGTCGACGCAGTCGACGTGGAACCCGTGGCCGCACTGCGGCATCACGCGCACCTCCTCCCGCTCGCCGAACTCCGTCAGGCAGATGGCGCACTCCGCGAGGATCCCGtcctgcccctcctcctcctcgccccccGCCAcggcgcccctcgccgccgccgccgcggccaccgCGTCCGCGTACGCCAGCTTCGGCAGCGCCTTGAGCGCCTTCTTCTTGAGCCCCTTGCTGGTGGTCGTCACGCTGCCCCCGGACGCGCCTGTCGTCGTAGTAGTTGTGGTACCATGGTTAtgcccgccgccgcccccgccgaagGCCGCCAGGGCGTGGGCCGGGCTGCCGGACGGCGAGGAGGGGTTGGCGTGGGCGTTGGCGTTGCGGCGGGAGCGCGCGCACCGCGCGACGGCGGCGAGGCCGACTACGCAGATGAGCGCGCAGAGCAGGGCGGCGAGGATGACGACGACATCTGAGCTGACGCCGGCGGGCGGATCGGCCGGGGGGATGCCCGGGATGCGGCTGGGGTCGCCGCTCTGGAGGAGACGCCGCGACGGGTACGGCGATGGCCGGAGCATCGCCCACGTTCGTCCAGCGCCGGTAGTTGGAGGGGGCCTTTTCCGCAAAATTAAAGTTGTGGCGAGACGCGAGAGAAGCGAAAGGGGGGGGGGTGGTGTTGGCAGGTTGCGATTGTTAATGGCGGGCGGGTAAGCGTCGTAGCGAAGCTCCCGTGGCGATTTCCCGCGGGTTGGGGGCCGGTATCGTCGACCAGCTGGACAATCCCAAAAGGCCCACGTGGACGCGCCAGGATAATTAGAGATTAAGATTTTGCATTTTATTTTTGGGAGAGATTAAGATTTACTTTGGGTGCAGATTCAGAGACATTTCCTCCGGAGCTTTATATAAGAAAAGAAAACGCCTTCGCTGTGGATGGAGTAGGGTAGATGGATGATGCGTGTTCGTTCTGCAATGAAATGGAACCGGGGAGGCGATCCCTGATTGATCTTCTAAAGAAAGAAGTTTCGCTGTCGTCGGACGCGACATTCCGCGTCGTGCAGACGCCGGCCAGTTTCCACTCACCGGCAAGTCAACGAAGAGGGCCAAAGCAGCTCCACGATCAAGCGGAAAAACGATCCCAATCATGAGCAGCGGATGCTCAACTGCCAATAGTTGAGGCGCTATAGCTATGGCCTAGCAGTCTCGAACAGCGAGCGGCATTGCCATGCTCCCACATGGGGCAGGTCCGTCCGACCCGCCACTCCTACTCCTTCAGAAGCAAGCGTTCCTCAACCACTAGCAGCTCGAACGAACGCCACGAAAGTCCGTCCAGCGTTATCTGGACCCCCTCCCCTCGTCAAGATTCGTACTACTGGCGATCACGATGAGTCCACGAGACGAGCCCCGGGAGAAAAGCAAGACAAGGCAAGGCAAGGCAAAGCAAAACTTCGCCACGCTTCGAGTCGCCTCCCCCGCCCCCACGGCAAGAGACGCCCGCGGCCGCTCGGACGGCGACGGCCACGCTCGCCGACGGGGCACTACCACGACGCGACGCGCCTCCCGTCCGGGGCGGTGGAAAATGAAACGATCGCGAGGCCGGTGCGTAGACCGACGACGGTGCGTCGAAGGCTCGGGATGGCGCGCCGAGCACGGCCGGTGTTGACGTCGCGATCGGTACTGGCGTTGGTGGTGGTAGAGTCGTGGTGCCGTAAACCTCGACGACCTCGGCGACCAACCGCTGCGCCATGTATTCAGAGGTACGGTCGCCTACGACTCTGGCGACGATTTCAACAGGGGTGACGACGCAGACGCAGTGCATGTGTGGACTTGTGGTACTGCACTCGGGTAACACTTATTTCAGCAGACAATGACTGATGAGAGACGTTTGCACAGTTATTCTGCTTGTCCTCCCTATGGTATCAAATCTCCGAGAAGCATGAAAAAGATCTAGAGCCTTCGTTCAAATTTCTGAAACGTAACCATCCCATCACGGTTTCATAATCACTGTGTTTGCAGTTGCACAGGACAACTGGAACTGGCACTCACCTATATGCTGGTTCACGTCAGTCAGTAGACTCCGCGTATCTCTATCGAGCTACACCCAGGCTTCATTAGCTTCCGCACGACCTTGTCCTAGTTCATGGCAGCGGCATACAGATTTGAGACCAAGCAAAGACGGAGCTGGTGGACAACGGACAGGTTGTGTCGCGAGACACCATTCACCAGTAATCGCCACAGGAGCAGGCTCCGTCCTTGAAATGGTGGAAGCGTTTGGCGTCTCGCACCACGATTTCCCTGTCGGCGATCTTCGACATGTACTTGATGGCGTCATGACAGTCGCCGCAGACCCTGAGGTTCTTTATGACCACGAGCCTCGTCCCTGGGCTCGTGCTCAGCAGCCCAAAGGCGATGGTGTTAGGGTACTGGTACATACTCTCTCGATCTATTACATGCACAGGGGAATTCGAGATACAAGTGCGAATTACAAGCTCTGGCTAGAGTACAGGAATGGAGAGCGAGagaaagaagaaggaaaggaagcCGCCGCCACCGTTCGTGACCCACTGGATACCCTCCTCGTTGCTTCCTCTCCACTTACTTATAGCTGGCAACGATTCAACGGGTGCACAGCCCAGCCCAGCCCATATGCTGTCCACGGATGGGCTGGCCGGTTAGGAGGGCTCCTAACATCCCCCCCTTCTTGAAATGCGGCTTGCCCCCAAGCCGCTGTCCCGAAGAGCTCGCCAGGATCCCATGGTGCTTGAAGATCATCAATCATGTTGGAGTCGCCATGGTAGTTGTCGCAGTAGTAACCATTGTTGAGGTGGACTTGAACGAGCTTGAAGAAGCGGTCGTAGTCAACGGTGGTAGCCGAAGCCGGGGTGGATTTCGACGAGGTCGCAGCAGTAGTTGTGGCCAAGGTAGGCCCCCCCGGAGGATGTATAAGACTTGAAAGGCTCACACCACCTTGATCCCACAAAACTTGTTGTACCTTGAATCCATCGGAGTCCATGTAGTAGCCGAAATGAAATGTAGTGGCATGGACGAGGTAGGCCGCAGTTAAGATGATGACACACTTTCCTCCTTCGAAGACCACTATCTGAGCCAATTCGGGTAACAACGGCCATGCCATCCCTCCAGGATCCCAAGATATGTCCAACAGGTAGATGTCCTGGTCAGATCCAATCACATCCATAGCATAATTGAGCATATAATCTGAACTGAGCCACAACAGAGAGCAACAATTGTTAGAAACATCAAGCCGCGAATTCGGAATGTCGAGGTGCTGGTCCAGAACTAGCATAATGTCCAGGTGCTGCCACTGTATTGAAATGTTCATGTGTCGCCTTGTGTCTGGCATTTTGTCAGTCCTAGGGAAAGGTAATTGGGGAAAGAACTGCCGCTCAAAATGTGTGAATGTATATCTGCAGGAAGGCCATGGTTGCAGCTTGACTGAAGGAACTAGAAAAATATGCAATATTCTGAACTTCGCAAGCACACCACGATCTTTTGTTTGATCTGGTCGATGCCGCAGCTCATAATCAATGTCAGCAGAAGATAGTAGAACCAAGCACCGCATCATCACCTTCAGACAAATTGGAAACAAGCAATCACTTTTTGCAATCTGAGAGAAGCGCTGGCTGGACTCCGCAATGATACACATAACATGCCATTGTGAACCGCTACTAGAAGTAAGAAACCCTGTGGTTATTCTGAACAAATAACCCCCTGAATTCCAAGGGAACAAGCATAATGTAGAATCTGAATCAAACTGCCTGAATGAACACAGCTCGCGGAAATTAGCTTTTACTAGCAGTGGCCATTCCCCTCGTAGCTCAAGATTAACTTGTCTCAAATAGTCCTCAAGCAAGTAAATAACAGTAGCACAGCCTAGTTCATATGGCCCAATTTGCATGAACTGAAGAAAAAATTTGTTCGAACATCCTGCGCTTAGAGCGCCCATTTCCTGCATGTTCTGAAATAGATGTGCAGCCATAGAACAGATAAGTAGACGCCATACCACAACACCCAGGTTCAGATCACCCATAAATTGCATTATCGGCTGACTCAGGACTGGCATATCTCTCAGCGCCATGGGGATCCAACAAGCCAACTTCTCATAAGTACATGGTTTCAGTCGCGCACTTGGCAAATGCCTCAAGGATGCTCTCCAAGAATTCAGATCATGAGATAAATACTGCATCGCATATGTAACCTGCGGTAGCAGCCCTGTATGCTTCAGAATCACTTCTTCAGGAGAGGAAGCAAATGACGACCATGGCATAAGACAAGGCCT
The sequence above is a segment of the Triticum dicoccoides isolate Atlit2015 ecotype Zavitan chromosome 1A, WEW_v2.0, whole genome shotgun sequence genome. Coding sequences within it:
- the LOC119274335 gene encoding probable E3 ubiquitin-protein ligase ATL44 codes for the protein MLRPSPYPSRRLLQSGDPSRIPGIPPADPPAGVSSDVVVILAALLCALICVVGLAAVARCARSRRNANAHANPSSPSGSPAHALAAFGGGGGGHNHGTTTTTTTGASGGSVTTTSKGLKKKALKALPKLAYADAVAAAAAARGAVAGGEEEEGQDGILAECAICLTEFGEREEVRVMPQCGHGFHVDCVDTWLRSNSSCPSCRRPIVLDDPAPPKRCRKCEETILEAVIASSSSSAGGSRGGGRGGFLP